One Streptomyces umbrinus genomic window, TGGACGGCTGCGGCTGCCACGAGTGTGTACGAGGAGGAGGGCAGGTTCTCCACCACGCACATGTAGCCAGTTTGGTCATAGATCGTTTCGCCGGGCAGTCCCGGGCCGCGCTGCTGGAGCTTCGGTGGGATGGCCTGTGTACGGGAGTGCGTGTCCACTGTGGTCGCGGGCCAGTCGGCCAGTTTGACGGCAAGAGCATCGATGCCCTCGCGCAGCATCCGGGTGGCGGCCGCGGTCACTGGGGCAGCGTTTTCTTTGCGCTCCCTGGCGTTGGCCTCGGCCATGCGCAGAGCCTGCCAGCGTTCTGCCAGGGACCCGGTCCGACGCGGCGCGGTCGACTGCAGGGGCGAGCGGCTGGCTGCCGCCATTCTCGGCACGGCCCTCTCGAACGGTACGCACTGCATTCGGCGGTTGTGGTAGCGGATCTGTTCCACCGGGACCTCGTACGGTTCCAGAGCCTTGAGTAGGTCGGCGACCCGGTCCGGCGGGAACGAGCTGCCCAGGACCACACCGGTGAGTGCGTCGTGGATGTCGACGAACTCGTAGTTGGCCGTCTGATTGAGTACGACCAGCCTGTACTCGCTCTCGCTGTCCCAGTCGAGGTGCTTACGGAAAAACAACTGGTCCTGGTATTTCTCCGCGTAGGCCAGCGCCACGGCATCGCTGCCGAACTCGCCGACCTGATCGGTGTTGACGCCCCGGGTCACCGGACCGCTCTGGGCGGTGAGGTAATGAACGGGGCCGTGAAGAGGCAGCGACGTCGGGCCCGTGTGCGCGGCGTGGAACGAGGCGACGAGCCGCTCCCGGTCGAACTGCAGACACACGCCGGCATGCCGGTCCCCGTAGTGCGCCCACAAGGCCAGGTGCGCCCAGCCTCGTAGGGCATCCGGATTGGACACGGTCTCTGGCAGCGCGATGACCTGGGTGAGGCAACCCACTTTGGTGTGCTGGCGCAGCTGACGGTCGATGCCGTCCCACACGGCGAAGTCGGCATCCGCCGGGCGCTGATCGGAGGAGGCGAGCATCGGGTAGTGGGGTTCAGACTCCCACAGATCGTTCGTCGCCGTGTAAGGGGACAGGCGCAGGGCCTTGGAGGGAAGAATGCCGGAGACGGCCGCATCGACACTTGTGTAGTGAAACAGCTGACCGGTGAGAGACCGCGGTGCCGCGAGTGTCTCGAACTCACTGATGTCCAGGAATGCTCCCGGCTCGTGCCCCGGCAGAGGGCCGGGAGGCGATGAATCCTGTGTACTCATGGCCGACGCGCTCCTCGACATCCGTGCTGGTTGCTTGTGGCGCAATTCTGGCTGACCTTGTCGGTATCCCAGGAAGCAATCCGGCCCAAGACCCGGCGGACAGCGCCAGCTATTGCGAATCCTTGGAAGGCGCACTGTCCCGCTGGCGTAGGTGTTGCATCGTGCTGAGCTTCACCCACCTGCGGACGGGCTCAGGTCCGATTGGAGGTGCTGGGACGCGCGGGGAAAAAGCCGGGGCGGGCTCTGCTGCCGCTGAAGGATTAGGTTCTGGGGGTTCATGCGGCGATTTCCGGAAGATAGACAACTTTCTCAGTGCCCAATTGAGGAATCCTCGGTGGCGAGGCTCGTACTGTCGCGCTGAGTGCCTGCGGCGGCTATTGATTCGAAACGGTAGGTGTTCTGGGTCGTTGATCTCTGCGTGAGTGAACTGGTGGGGGATGCACGGCAGTTGTCGCCGTCGGCGCAGGAGGCCCTTCGACTGCGGGCGGTGGCTGCGCTGGTGGCGGGCCGGGACCGTGAGGATGTCGCTGCGGTGTTCCAGGTCTCGCTCAAAGCCGTGGACGACTGGTGGGCGAAGTGGCCTGGCATGCGGGCCCGAGGCGCTCGCAGCTCGGCCGCATGGACGCCGGGTCGGCAGGCCGTACTGGATCAATGTCCCTGTGACCTGGGGGTGGCGGGGCAGCTGTGGACGCGGGCCGGAGTGGGGGCCTGATCGCGAGGCTGTACCGGGTGCGGCTGACCGAGCAGGGCGTGGGCAAGTACCTGCGCCGGTGGGGCCTGTCCTTCCAGCGCGCGGACAAGCGGCGGCTTCTCGTGGTCCCAGCGGTAGTGGCGGTCGAGCTCAACAGGTCGCGGCTGTAAACCAGAGGCGGTCTCGACCGCCGCCTTGCCCGTATTCCGGTGTGCGCGGCGGCCGTTCCTTGTGGGGCAAACGACCGGCACACTCAGCGACCGGGCCGGGCTACTGTGCCCGTCGTACGGGGCTGGCACCGGCCATGGCGGTCGCGCATGACCTCACCCGCAGGGCGAACCTCGCCTGATGCGGCGCCCGAAGTTGTGCACCACTGACGAAGCTCCTGGCATAAATGACAAGGCCCGAGACCAACGACGCCACTCCATGAACGAGGCCAGCGGAGGGAGAGCTGCGTGACGCGGTTCGTGGCGCCCTACAGGCTGCGTTCGGGGGGACTGGTTCTGCTGACTTATCAGGGGCTGAACCAGCTCCTGATGAATCTTGCTCGTCAACCGTCACGGGACTGGTCGGAGTCGCACGCGGGGGACACCTCAACTTTTCTTCACAGATTGGAAGAATTCGCACATGAAGCCTTGGATGCGAAAGTTCGTCGGCGTGATCGGTGTGACCGCCGCCGCTGTCACGATTCCGGTAGCGGTCACGCCGTCGGCGCACGCCGACAGTGCGTACGGTTGCAATTACCCCGAGGTTTGCTTCTACACCGATACGCACGTGCAGTCCGCGATCGTCGCTCGCTTCAAGGTGGTGACATCTTCCTGGCAGTACTTGAAGTACCCGAACACAAACTACGCCGTCGTGAACACTCGCAACGACGATGTCGCGTACGTCCTGAATAGTAGCGGAACGGTGAACTGCGTGAAGCCGAACGGAAGCTACAGCTCTGCGGAGAGAGTTGTAGCCGTTCGCATCAGCTCACGATCCACCTGCTGAAAACGGTCACTCATGGGCATTGCCGTACGAGAGTGGCCCGGTTCCCCCGGATATGGGCCGGGGGAACCGGGCCACTTCTCGTGACGGATTAAAAAGGCCGTAGCCAAGTCCCCGCTGGAATGCGGGGACCTACATGGGCAGGAGGGGAATGCATCCTGGAAATACGGCACCTTGG contains:
- a CDS encoding winged helix-turn-helix domain-containing protein, which encodes MDAGRSGGLIARLYRVRLTEQGVGKYLRRWGLSFQRADKRRLLVVPAVVAVELNRSRL
- a CDS encoding DUF2971 domain-containing protein yields the protein MSTQDSSPPGPLPGHEPGAFLDISEFETLAAPRSLTGQLFHYTSVDAAVSGILPSKALRLSPYTATNDLWESEPHYPMLASSDQRPADADFAVWDGIDRQLRQHTKVGCLTQVIALPETVSNPDALRGWAHLALWAHYGDRHAGVCLQFDRERLVASFHAAHTGPTSLPLHGPVHYLTAQSGPVTRGVNTDQVGEFGSDAVALAYAEKYQDQLFFRKHLDWDSESEYRLVVLNQTANYEFVDIHDALTGVVLGSSFPPDRVADLLKALEPYEVPVEQIRYHNRRMQCVPFERAVPRMAAASRSPLQSTAPRRTGSLAERWQALRMAEANARERKENAAPVTAAATRMLREGIDALAVKLADWPATTVDTHSRTQAIPPKLQQRGPGLPGETIYDQTGYMCVVENLPSSSYTLVAAAAVQVLARGRL